The Thermomicrobiales bacterium genome contains the following window.
TGTGCCTCGAGTTCCGGCCGGCCCGGCCGGACGCATGGGACCGCTGGGTACATCGCTGGCTGGGGCGCGATGCGCGCATCGTTGAAGCCGGGGCAGGAGCCGCGGACGCGATCGTCGAGCAGGCGATCGCCGAGCTGGACGAATATGCTGCCGGCCAGCTCGCCGAGCTGCGCGCGCCCCTCGACCTGCGGGGCACTCCATTCCAGCAGGCGGTCTGGGCGGCGGTGCGATCTGTCCCCTACGGGGAAACTCGCAGCTACGGCCAGATCGCTGCTGAGATCGGCCGGCCACGGGCAGTGCGGGCCACCGGCGCGGCAAACGGAGCGAACCCGCTGTCGATCTATATTCCGTGCCACCGGATTATCGGCGCCGACGGTAGCCTGCGCGACTACGGTGGCGGTCTCGAGATCAAGGCGGCACTGCTGGAGATGGAGAGCCGGGCGAGCCAGCCGCGCTGATCGCATGATTCAGACGACCTGATCGCGCGAGTCGTGTGTGCGCGCGCGCGCCGGCAGGAGATGGCCGGCGGCGGACGGGCCGACAGCGACAGCCGTGAATGTGACGGCCAGCACGGTTAGCGCGAGCAGATGGTGGGTCGGGGAGATGTGGGTATTGACGATCTTGTCGTCGATAACCATCCGCGCGGCGGTAATCGTCAGAATCACCGCGCCGACCAGGCTCAGCCACGGCAGGCGGTTCATCATCCGGGCGATCAGCGTGGATGAGAACAGGATAATCGGCATTGAGGCGAGCAGCCCGAAGACGAGCAGTCCGATCGACCCATTTGCCGCGCCGCTGATTGCGAGGATGTTATCCAGACTCATCAACAGATCGGCGACGACGATCGTCTGAAATGCGCCCCAGACGGTCGTCGCGGACTGAATGTCCTGCTCGTCCTGCTCCTCGCGCAGCAACCGCCAGGAGATCCAGACCAGCATCACGCCGCCGGCCGCCTGAAGCAGCGGGATGCGCAGCAGGATGCTGGCGACGATGGTGAAGACAACGCGCAGCACGATCGCCCCGGCTCCGCCAGCGAGGATCGCTTTGCGCCGTTGTGGAGGTGGCAAGCGTCGGGACGCCATCGCGATGACGACGGCGTTGTCTCCTGAGAGCAGCACGTTGATCAGGATGATGGTGAGCGTTCCGGTGATGAGCGCGATCGTCACGTTAACAGGGGCCTAACACATAATTTGGCGGCTACTCGGCAGCGAGATTGGCGAAGGCGCTGCCGGATAGCCGCGTGGCGCCGGCTCGATCAGCGATGGGCGACATTGGCGGAGAAGATCCGTCGCACCACGAAGACCGTTACCAGTGACGAGATCGCGACCAGTGGGATGTCGACCAGGACAAACTCCCAGGTCAGCGCCAGCTCGCCGCTGATAGCCGAGGCTGCGATGCCGAACACGACGCTCAGCAAGATGATAGCGGCTGTCCTCACGCGCAGTGACGCGATCCGCATCGCGATAATACCGACGAGGACGCCGGCCAGGACGGGAAAGATCTCGTTCATGGAGTCCCCTTTCTACACGCGAAACACGATGACCGACGATGTTCGTGATACCACCGTTCTCCCGATCTGTGAAGACCCAGAGCAACACGATGGCCAGCCCGCGACACCATCAGCTTCCGGGAAGCAGCACACCCTCCGGGAGGCTGTCCAGCAGATCGCTGGAGAGGCCGAAGCGCCGAGCGATCTGGCGGAGCTGGTCAAGCGTCAGCCCCGTAGCTGGCCGGCCGGCGATGAGGTCGATCACCTCGTACTCCGCCACCGTCTCGACATAATCGATCAAGTCGACACAGCCAGCCGGGCCGCGATCCGAGCGAGCGACGACGCCGTGCTGCGACCAGATCACCAGTCGATGTTGTCGCATGGCCCGTGCCGTCAGCTCGCCCTGTTCGGGCGTGCCGGGAGTGACGAACGGCAAGACGCAGATTCCATCCGAGAGCATAACCATCGTCTCCGGCTGCCAACGGAGCAGTTGGCGGTTCAGGCGCGCCTGATCCTGGTAGGCGGGGATGTGTGAGAGCCAGGTCAGCTTCGGTGGCTGGGCGTGGACGACGGCATGAACGCGAGCGTGGCCGGCCAGCGTCGCGGCATGGATGCCGAGATGGCTATCGATCTCACTCGTTGGCCGGACATCACCGGGCGCGCGGTGTAGCCACACTGCGCCTTCCTGATCGAAGGCGATGGCGCACAGCGCCTGGTCGGGGTCGCGAGCGAGGTCGGGCAGCCGCCGGCCGGTGCCGGTGATGAGTAACACGCCGGGAGGCAATGCGGCGCTGTCTCCGACATCCGCCTTGCCAGCTCGTGGCATGCGCTCGGACAGGAAGCGGTCGAGACCCGGTGTATCGTCAGGCAGGAACAATGAGATATTCCCGGCTGCGCCTTCGACGGCGCGAAGCGCGGCGAGCCGGACGGCGGCTGACGCCATCTCGGCAATCCAGGTGTCGATCCCGGTCGGTGTGGCAGTCAACGGCATCTCCCATCCGTGAAGGTCACTGCTGGAATGGGCAGCAGCCTGATCGTAGTATTATCGATTGCCGGTCGATCGGGCTTCCTGGTCCCGGGTGATCGACCCTGACCGCGGAGCCGCCGATGAGACCCGATGTCATCTTGCCAGAACCTCGACAATGGAGCGTGGATGGCGTCTGAGCGAACCATGGCTACCTTGCCCTCGTACCTGAGATCGCTGATCGACGGAGTTCAGGATGGATTCGTCCTGCGTTCCGTCGATGGCACGATCATCGAGGTGAACCAGGCGTTTCTCGATCTCGTCGGGTTCGATCGCGATGAGGTGATCGGCACGCGACCTCCGCATCCCTGGTGGTTACTAGACGAGAACGATGTCGGGCTTAGCGATCGGTACTTTCGAGGCGCGGCGTCCGAAGAACGTGTTGTCTATCGCCACAAGGATGGCAGGACGTTCCCGGCGCTGCTCGCCAGTGGCCCGCTACGCAACGACAGTGGAGAGATCGTCGGGCTTGTCGGCACGGTCAAGAATGTCACTGACTGGGCAACGGTTGAGGAGCAGCTGGCGTTTCAGGCGCAGGTCATCGACCAGGCCCAGGGCGCGGTGATAGCGACCGACATAGCCGGCCGGGTGATCCTCTGGAGCAGCGGCGCTGAGGGGCTGTTCGGCTACCCACGTGCTGAGATGGTTGGCCGGAACCTCGCGCATCTGCTCGTTGAGATGGTTGACCGGCTACACGCGGACGCCATCTTCCACCACCTCTCCACCCATGCGACGTGGGAAGGTGAGCTCGTGGTTCGGCTCCGCGACGGCGGGCAACTCCCTGTTCTGACGACAATCTCGTCGCTGTACAGTAGCGCGAACGAGCCGATAGGGCATGTCGTTGTCTCGGTCGACCTCCGGGAACGCAAGCGCGCTGAGTCGCGCATCTCCGCGCAGTACGAGGTGGCGCGCGCCCTTGCGACCGCCGAGTCGCTGACGGAGGGCATTCGTTC
Protein-coding sequences here:
- a CDS encoding methylated-DNA--[protein]-cysteine S-methyltransferase, which translates into the protein MSDLLLRYAIWESRFGPGQLLAGPAGLLCLEFRPARPDAWDRWVHRWLGRDARIVEAGAGAADAIVEQAIAELDEYAAGQLAELRAPLDLRGTPFQQAVWAAVRSVPYGETRSYGQIAAEIGRPRAVRATGAANGANPLSIYIPCHRIIGADGSLRDYGGGLEIKAALLEMESRASQPR
- a CDS encoding class II aldolase/adducin family protein, which encodes MTATPTGIDTWIAEMASAAVRLAALRAVEGAAGNISLFLPDDTPGLDRFLSERMPRAGKADVGDSAALPPGVLLITGTGRRLPDLARDPDQALCAIAFDQEGAVWLHRAPGDVRPTSEIDSHLGIHAATLAGHARVHAVVHAQPPKLTWLSHIPAYQDQARLNRQLLRWQPETMVMLSDGICVLPFVTPGTPEQGELTARAMRQHRLVIWSQHGVVARSDRGPAGCVDLIDYVETVAEYEVIDLIAGRPATGLTLDQLRQIARRFGLSSDLLDSLPEGVLLPGS
- a CDS encoding TerC family protein, producing the protein MTIALITGTLTIILINVLLSGDNAVVIAMASRRLPPPQRRKAILAGGAGAIVLRVVFTIVASILLRIPLLQAAGGVMLVWISWRLLREEQDEQDIQSATTVWGAFQTIVVADLLMSLDNILAISGAANGSIGLLVFGLLASMPIILFSSTLIARMMNRLPWLSLVGAVILTITAARMVIDDKIVNTHISPTHHLLALTVLAVTFTAVAVGPSAAGHLLPARARTHDSRDQVV